The sequence TTGGGTTCAAACCAGGTAGATTTGGGCGGCATAAGCTTATCTGCATCAGATACCGCAAAAAGTTCATCAATCGATGTCGGATACATCGAAAAGGCAAGTTTCATATCACTGGCCACCCGCTTTTCCAGTTCCTTAAGGCCACGTATACCACCGACAAAATCGATTCGTTTATCCGTTCTGACATCTTTGATATCCAGGATCGGTGTTAAGAGATGATTTTGCAGCAGTGAAACGTCCAAGCCTTCCACAGGATCATCGCAAAGAATCTCATCCCTAGCCTCCAGTTTATACCATGATTCTTCCAAATACATGCCAAAGACCGCTTTTTTCTGAGGTTTATAGGGTTCAGCCTCCATTTTGGTTACAATAAATGCTTTTTCTATTTCATTCAGCAGGGCATCTTTCTGATAAGCATTAAGATCTTTGACCACTCTATTGTAATCCAGGATCATCAGTTGATCGTGCGGGAAAAGGACAGAAAGAAAATAATTGAATTCTTCCTCTCCGGTAAAACCGGGATGGGCGTCTCTTCTGCGCAAGCCTACTTTTACCGCCGAAGCCGCTCTGTGGTGTCCATCCGCAATATAGATGCTCCGGGTATTTTGAAATCCGGAATAGACCGCAGCCAAATCATGATCCCCGTCTATTTTCCAAACGGTATGTCTGATTCCGTCCAGAGCAATGAAATCATAGAGGGGGCTTTCTTGTTTAATTCGGCTGACAACCTCATTAATTCCCTGTTGAGACCGATAAGCCAAAAAGATCGGGCCGGTCTGGGCCTTGCAAATGTCGACATGATTGATTCTGTCAATTTCCTTATCTTCTCTGGTTTTTTCATGTTTTTTGATAACATTGTTCAGGTAATCATCAATCGCGGCACAACCGACCAAGCCCGTCTGGGAACGGCCATTCATCACCAGTTCATACACATAATAGCAGGGTCTATCCTCCCTGACAAAAACGCCGTTTTGGATCATTTCCTGCAGACTGTCTCTCGCTCTCTCATAGACCCGGGTATCATAAGGACTGACCTCAGAAGCGAACTGGGTCTCTGCCCGGTCAATGTGCAAAAATGACAACGGTTCTTTTCTTACTTCAGCCAATGCTTCTTCGCGGTTATAGACATCATAAGGAAGTGCTGCGACTTTCGCGGCAAGCTCTTCCCTCGGCCGCAGCGCTTTAAACGGTCTGATCGTAGCCAAATCCAACCCTCCTCATTACCAACCATATCAATTTTCATTACTTTACGATTCTGACTCTGTAGACTCCTTCAATTGCTTCAATTTTCTGCTTTATTTCCGGTGTGGATGGTGTCTCAATATCAACCAAGGTATAGGCATACTGGCCTTTGCTTTTATTAATCATATCAGAGATATTAATATTCTCCTGAGCCAGGGCCGAAGTGAACTGACCAATCATATTCGGGATATTTTTGTGATGAATCCCGAGGCGGCCGGCATTATCAGGATAACCGTTGTCGCAGTCCGGATAGTTCACGGAATTTCTGATCGTGCCGTTTTCAAGATAATCCATAAGCTGGCTGACAGCCATCACCGCACAGTTATCCTCTGACTCACAGGTGGAGGCCCCCAAGTGAGGAATAGCAATGACTTCATTCAGAGACGCCATCTTAGGAGTAGGAAAGTCGGTAACATATTTGCATACCTTGCCAACTTTTAGTGCTGCAATCATATCTTCTTCGTTGACTAAAGAATCGCGCGAGAAATTTAGAATGCGGACGCCGTTCTTCATCATCTTGAAGGCTTCTTCATTCAGCATGCCTTGAGTTGCATCGGACAAAGGTACATGGATGCTGATAAAATCACATTCTTTATAAATCTCCGCCAAGGATTTGCTCGGCTTGATATATTTAGACAAATGCCATGCCGAGCGGACAGAAATGAACGGATCATACCCGTATACTTCCATGCCAAGTTTCATCGCCGCATTCGCTACGAGAACCCCAATCGCTCCAAGCCCGATCACACCCAGTTTCTTACCGCTGATTTCAATACCTGCATACTTGGCCTTATTTTTCTCAACAAGTTTAGCAATATCCGGATCATCTTTAACAGTATTTACCCAGTTTACGCCGTCGATAATGTCACGGGATGCCAGAAACAGTCCGGCAAGTACTAATTCCTTAACACCATTGGCATTAGCCCCCGGCGTATTGAAAACAACAATCCCTTTTTCAGCGCATTTATCAAGCGGTATATTGTTCACTCCTGCTCCGGCCCGGGCAATTGCCTGCAGAGAATCCGGCAGGTCCAGTTCATGAACACTGGCACTTCTGACCAGAACGGCATCCGCCTCTTCATAGTTATCCGTAATAGCATATTCTTCCGAGAAATTGTCCAGCCCAATCCTGGCAATCGGATTTAAACAATTGATTTTAAACATATGATACTCCTTTACTCTGATGGTATGAAGATTACTTTCTAGATGTTTCCTTCTTCAAATTTTTTCATAAATGCGACTAACGCTTTCACGCCTTCCATGGGCATCGCATTGTAAATGCTCGCTCTCATTCCACCGACTGAGCGATGACCTTCTAAATTTACCAAGCCGGCCTCTTTGGCTTCTTTAGTAAATTTCTTATCCAGTTCTTCCGATCCGGTTACAAACGGCACATTCATAAGTGAACGGTCTTTCTTAACGACTGTTCCTTTAAACATTTTGCTGGAATCAAGATAGTCATATAGAATTGCGGCTTTTTCCTCATTGATTTTTTTCATGACTTCGAGTCCGCCAAGTTTTTTCAGCCATTTAAATACTTTGCCGCAAATATAAATGCCATAGGCCGGCGGTGTGTTATAGAGTGACTTGTTGTCTGCCTGTGTTTTGTATTTTAACATGGTAGGCGTTCCCGGCAGCACATCATCCGTAATCAGGTCCTCCCGAATAATGACAACGACAACGCCGGCCGGTCCGACATTTTTTTGAGCACCGGCAAAGATCAAACCATATTTGCTTACATCTACAGGTTCAGACAGAAAATCCGAGGACATGTCCGCAACCAGGATTTTGTCACCGGTTTCAGGAAGTTCTGTAAACTTCGTTCCGTAGATGGTGTTATTATGGCAAATGTACACATAGTCAGCGTCCCCGGAGATCTTCAGGTCTTTCAGATCCGGAATATACGTATATGTTTTGTCTTCTGAGGAAGCAATGACATTAATTTTACCGTAGATCTTTCCTTCCTGGATCGCTTTTTTAGCCCACTGTCCGGTGTTAAGGTAATCGGCAACCCTATTCTTCATCAAATTCATCGGGACCATGGCAAACTGTTGTGATGCGCCGCCTTGCAGGAATAGTACCTTATAATTATCTGGGATATTTAGCAAATCTCTAAGATCCTGCTCCGCATCACCAATAATTTTTTCAAAAGCTTTGGAGCGATGGCTCATTTCCATCACGGACATCCCCGTGACATCATAATCCAGCATTTCCTCAGCAGCTTCTTTGAGAACTTCTTCAGGCAATACTGCCGGTCCGGCAGAAAAATTAAATACTCTTGTCATTGTAAATTCCCCCTCCATTATCATATTAGTATTCTTTCAATTTTGTATAGCCCTATGAAAAAAAGCAAAACCCACCCCAGTGTTGGGGCGGATATTCCGCGGTGCCACCCAAGTTTCAGCCATTTCTTCATAAAGTGACAACGTCTTTCATCTGCAGAAATATATAAATAAAACCTCTAATCCCAAAATCAGGGACGAGAGGTATTCCCGCGTTGCCACCCATGTTGCCAAATCGGCCAACTTATGTCCGCGATATCGGGCGGAACCCGCACAATTCATCATCGGCCACTCCAGGATGGAATCTCATTACATGTTGGCTGACTTGCACCGGCCATCAGCTCTCTGAACAACATTTAAATCAGACTTTCCTCTCATCGTGTTTGAGCATATAGGTTATTTTCAATATAGTAATGTATCCGGGATGATTTGTCAAGTGGATAGAATCCTTATCCTATCCATCATCCGATTGTGTTGAAAAAACGCCCTTTGTACATAAGAAACAGAGCACCAATCGATGCTCTATCCTCATTTCTTAATTAACCTTTGCCACCGGTAAATCGCGTCTGTTGATATTGCTCTGTTTGTCGGCATTGTACTGTCTTTTGCCAATAAGGAACATTACAACAGGGCATAACCGGCAAGCAAATTACTGGATAATAACATGTGCATGCAAATGGATAAACGTTTTTCCCAAAAAGGTGCATTTTTGCTTCCTCCTTATTTTTTAGGCGAAGTAGAATTTAATTTTATAATTCCATTATATTCCACATTGTATATTTTGAAATTAGTCCAATTTTTTTATTGAATATTTAACCAAATAAAGACCTGGCTAATAATATAAACTGAGGTGATTAACATGTATTCAATAATACTTTCTTTAAATAAACGGCAGCTCTATGTCTCCAAAGACAGTCAAATCATCAGAACCTATCCGGTTGGTATCGGAAAAACAGCGACACCTACTCCAATCGGATCTTATGAAATCATTAGTAAAGTACCAAATCCCGGAGGCGTATTTGGTGTGATGTGGCTTGGACTCAGCATCCCTGGATATGGAATTCATGGTACAAATAATCCTCAGTCAATTGGCAGACAGGTTTCTAAAGGCTGTATCCGCATGCTTAATAAA is a genomic window of Dehalobacter sp. 12DCB1 containing:
- a CDS encoding DUF1015 family protein translates to MATIRPFKALRPREELAAKVAALPYDVYNREEALAEVRKEPLSFLHIDRAETQFASEVSPYDTRVYERARDSLQEMIQNGVFVREDRPCYYVYELVMNGRSQTGLVGCAAIDDYLNNVIKKHEKTREDKEIDRINHVDICKAQTGPIFLAYRSQQGINEVVSRIKQESPLYDFIALDGIRHTVWKIDGDHDLAAVYSGFQNTRSIYIADGHHRAASAVKVGLRRRDAHPGFTGEEEFNYFLSVLFPHDQLMILDYNRVVKDLNAYQKDALLNEIEKAFIVTKMEAEPYKPQKKAVFGMYLEESWYKLEARDEILCDDPVEGLDVSLLQNHLLTPILDIKDVRTDKRIDFVGGIRGLKELEKRVASDMKLAFSMYPTSIDELFAVSDADKLMPPKSTWFEPKLRSGLLIHELE
- the serC gene encoding 3-phosphoserine/phosphohydroxythreonine transaminase, with protein sequence MTRVFNFSAGPAVLPEEVLKEAAEEMLDYDVTGMSVMEMSHRSKAFEKIIGDAEQDLRDLLNIPDNYKVLFLQGGASQQFAMVPMNLMKNRVADYLNTGQWAKKAIQEGKIYGKINVIASSEDKTYTYIPDLKDLKISGDADYVYICHNNTIYGTKFTELPETGDKILVADMSSDFLSEPVDVSKYGLIFAGAQKNVGPAGVVVVIIREDLITDDVLPGTPTMLKYKTQADNKSLYNTPPAYGIYICGKVFKWLKKLGGLEVMKKINEEKAAILYDYLDSSKMFKGTVVKKDRSLMNVPFVTGSEELDKKFTKEAKEAGLVNLEGHRSVGGMRASIYNAMPMEGVKALVAFMKKFEEGNI
- a CDS encoding phosphoglycerate dehydrogenase gives rise to the protein MFKINCLNPIARIGLDNFSEEYAITDNYEEADAVLVRSASVHELDLPDSLQAIARAGAGVNNIPLDKCAEKGIVVFNTPGANANGVKELVLAGLFLASRDIIDGVNWVNTVKDDPDIAKLVEKNKAKYAGIEISGKKLGVIGLGAIGVLVANAAMKLGMEVYGYDPFISVRSAWHLSKYIKPSKSLAEIYKECDFISIHVPLSDATQGMLNEEAFKMMKNGVRILNFSRDSLVNEEDMIAALKVGKVCKYVTDFPTPKMASLNEVIAIPHLGASTCESEDNCAVMAVSQLMDYLENGTIRNSVNYPDCDNGYPDNAGRLGIHHKNIPNMIGQFTSALAQENINISDMINKSKGQYAYTLVDIETPSTPEIKQKIEAIEGVYRVRIVK
- a CDS encoding L,D-transpeptidase is translated as MYSIILSLNKRQLYVSKDSQIIRTYPVGIGKTATPTPIGSYEIISKVPNPGGVFGVMWLGLSIPGYGIHGTNNPQSIGRQVSKGCIRMLNKDVLDLARIIPTGTSVTIRS